A single genomic interval of Pyrus communis chromosome 7, drPyrComm1.1, whole genome shotgun sequence harbors:
- the LOC137738704 gene encoding stress-induced protein KIN2-like, translated as MNQSQNMSQQAGQAKGQAQEKASGMMDQMSNAAQSAKESAQGAGQQMMEKAQGAADSVKDAVGANKRS; from the exons ATGAACCAATCCCAGAACATGAGCCAACAAGCTGGCCAGGCCAAGGGCCAAGCTCAG GAAAAGGCCAGTGGCATGATGGACCAAATGAGCAATGCTGCCCAATCTGCCAAGGAATCAGCCCAAGGG GCTGGTCAGCAAATGATGGAGAAGGCACAGGGAGCAGCTGACTCCGTCAAGGATGCAGTTGGAGCCAACAAAAGAAGCTAA
- the LOC137738754 gene encoding phenolic glucoside malonyltransferase 2-like, with translation MAKPGSVKVIEVCRVAPKPSSPLDSAHPDDVSLPLTFFDLRWLRFPPPQFLSFYNMPSFDPSHFFDSIFPKLKTSLSATLQHFVPLAGNLTWPPDSPIPLLSYVKGDAILLTIAESDADFHRLISTNNFDIEAKEYHPLVPQLAVSHDKAAVLALQITVFPNGGFSIGSAMHKAVFDGLSAFLFFKFWGHLCKHRGREGGGPPPLPTYNRKVIKDSAGLQAIFSNEWLRLGGPNNRSLMLLEVGDTGDGIRGTFEFTGAKIEMLRRSVMRTMKTKKKEQGDHSKLLHLSTNLLTCAYTWVCLVRAEEIKTEKVVFILHVDCRSRLDPPLPPTYFGNCIAGHSVVAKTKDLLGEDGLLVALNAISEVIKSLDKTLLEGAETWVSRILNTLLRPSTDRTITTAGSPQFEFYDAADFGWGRPTKHEIVSIDGTGAISYQKSKNGDGAVEVGLVLQKRYMEAFAYLFAEGLGEKLSRM, from the coding sequence ATGGCAAAACCAGGCTCAGTCAAAGTTATTGAGGTTTGCAGGGTAGCTCCCAAACCAAGCTCGCCGCTGGACTCCGCCCACCCGGATGATGTGTCTCTTCCTCTAACATTCTTTGACCTCCGCTGGCTAAGGTTCCCACCGCCTCAATTCCTTTCCTTCTACAACATGCCCTCTTTCGACCCATCACACTTCTTCGATTCCATATTTCCGAAACTTAAAACCTCGCTTTCTGCCACCCTCCAACACTTTGTACCTCTAGCAGGAAACCTCACCTGGCCTCCAGACTCCCCCATACCCCTTCTCAGTTATGTCAAAGGCGATGCAATTTTGCTCACAATCGCCGAGTCTGATGCTGATTTCCACCGTCTAATTTCAACCAACAACTTTGACATTGAAGCCAAAGAATACCATCCTCTTGTACCCCAATTGGCAGTGTCTCATGACAAAGCTGCTGTGCTGGCATTGCAAATAACCGTCTTTCCCAATGGCGGTTTTTCGATTGGATCAGCCATGCACAAGGCTGTCTTTGATGGCTTATctgcatttttgtttttcaaattttggggtCACTTATGCAAACATAGAggaagagaaggaggaggacCGCCACCCTTGCCAACTTACAACAGAAAGGTCATTAAGGACTCTGCCGGGCTCCAAGCAATCTTCTCAAACGAGTGGTTAAGACTGGGTGGTCCAAACAATAGAAGCTTAATGCTTTTGGAGGTTGGAGATACAGGAGACGGAATTCGGGGCACCTTCGAGTTCACAGGAGCTAAAATCGAAATGTTAAGGCGGTCAGTGATGAGGACTATGAAGACAAAGAAGAAGGAACAAGGTGATCATTCAAAACTATTGCATTTGTCGACAAATTTGCTAACATGCGCCTATACATGGGTTTGCTTAGTTAGGGCTGAAGAGATCAAGACAGAGAAAGTAGTATTCATCCTTCACGTGGACTGCCGGTCGCGCTTAGACCCTCCCCTACCACCAACCTATTTCGGGAATTGCATCGCAGGACATAGTGTAGTTGCGAAAACAAAAGACCTATTGGGAGAAGATGGACTGTTAGTGGCCTTGAATGCTATTAGTGAAGTTATAAAAAGTTTAGACAAGACCCTTTTGGAGGGTGCAGAGACTTGGGTCTCAAGAATCTTGAATACACTACTGCGGCCTAGTACTGATAGAACAATTACCACCGCTGGTTCACCCCAGTTTGAGTTTTATGATGCTGCAGATTTCGGATGGGGAAGACCAACGAAGCACGAGATAGTTTCGATAGATGGAACAGGGGCGATATCTTATCAAAAGAGCAAGAATGGCGATGGTGCGGTTGAGGTTGGGTTGGTTTTGCAAAAACGTTACATGGAGGCTTTTGCTTATCTATTTGCTGAAGGTCTTGGAGAAAAATTAAGCCGTATGTAG
- the LOC137740068 gene encoding protein FLX-like 2 isoform X1, which translates to MGSKGRIPPSHMRRPLPGPDPFGPGIRPPHGAYPPFDMLPPPQVMEQKLAAQHVEMQRLVVENQRLAATHGSLRQELAGAQHELQILHAQIGAIKSEREQQMRSLVDSIAKMEADLKSAEPVKAELQKARAEAQSLVVSRQELIAKVQQLGQDLQRAHADVQQIPALVAQLDGLRQEYQLCRDTYDYEKRLYSNHLESLQCMEKNYVTMAREVEKLRAELLNNSNVDRRTGATYYGTPGNNENEATGQALGQNGFEDSYGVQQQGRATFPPATAAAVAGAGGAATAKTPPLVGAQSGPPGRTVYDAPRGPGYDPSGGPAHDAQRGPAYDPQRGPAYDPQRGPAYDAQRPGYDIQRSGYEVQRVPGYDPTRGVNYDAQSRAAAGGPQGHVPTGNVPYGSATPPTRGGTGYEAPPPRGLGGGNPVRR; encoded by the exons ATGGGAAGCAAAGGTCGAATCCCGCCTTCTCACATGCGTCGGCCGCTTCCTGGACCCGACCCGTTTGGCCCGGGCATACGGCCGCCCCATGGCGCCTATCCTCCGTTTGATATGTTGCCTCCTCCACAAGTTATGGAGCAGAAGCTGGCTGCACAACATGTGGAGATGCAGAGGCTTGTGGTGGAGAATCAGAGGCTCGCCGCCACCCACGGAAGCCTGAGGCAAGAGCTGGCCGGTGCCCAACATGAATTGCAGATATTACATGCCCAGATAGGAGCTATCAAGTCTGAGAGAGAACAGCAGATGAGGAGCCTTGTGGATAGTATAGCCAAGATGGAAGCTGACCTAAAGTCAGCCGAACCTGTTAAGGCGGAGCTACAGAAGGCTCGAGCCGAGGCCCAGAGCTTGGTTGTTTCAAGGCAAGAACTGATTGCCAAAGTGCAACAACTCGGGCAGGATCTTCAGAGGGCTCATGCGGATGTGCAGCAGATTCCAGCTTTAGTTGCACAGCTTGATGGACTGAGGCAGGAATATCAGCTCTGCAG GGATACATATGACTATGAAAAGAGATTATACAGCAACCACCTTGAATCACTTCAGTGCATGGAGAAGAACTATGTTACCATGGCTAGGGAGGTGGAAAAGCTCCGAGCAGAGTTACTGAATAATTCTAATGTTGATCGGAGAACTG GTGCCACATATTATGGAACCCCGGGAAATAATGAGAACGAGGCTACTGGGCAGGCTTTAGGACAAAATGGTTTTGAAGATAGCTATGGTGTTCAACAG CAGGGACGTGCCACCTTCCCTCCTGCTACGGCTGCGGCTGTTGCTGGCGCTGGCGGTGCTGCCACCGCCAAGACCCCTCCATTAGTTGGAGCTCAATCTGGACCTCCTGGAAGGACTGTTTATGACGCACCAAGAGGGCCTGGTTATGATCCTTCGGGTGGACCTGCTCATGATGCACAGAGAGGACCTGCTTATGATCCACAAAGAGGACCTGCTTATGATCCACAGAGAGGACCTGCTTATGACGCACAGAGACCTGGATATGATATACAGAGATCAGGTTACGAAGTGCAAAGAGTGCCTGGTTATGATCCAACCCGGGGTGTCAACTATGATGCACAGTCTAGAGCTGCTGCTGGCGGTCCCCAAGGACATGTGCCCACAGGCAATGTGCCTTATGGTTCTGCAACACCACCTACTCGCGGGGGAACTGGGTATGAGGCACCACCACCTCGAGGACTGGGAGGGGGAAACCCTGTTCGAAGATGA
- the LOC137738643 gene encoding uncharacterized protein encodes MYVTRPLSMYRKSPSTLSLHPPDAPHSGFLVITDEDAEAHDASCWGLCKRRKLSKLPFPQDKILTIVYTSEFQEATKTKVWFIPVLDQPLSSHCYYVIKASGRHKGKAYRCARERDIVKCCFNDFLGDKKPRVLNFRDIYQQVKIHRFEGGGFFARAVAPDGVPPKFLNKKGWKVRSSSMYRSQLGEALGLDTSLRSRLPDFNFTVFQKRSRTSTVGSWYCPFVFVRERATIRQQMKKSKYYRVTFEQWWEEIYSCGNVNREGNVVNVSVDVQREVAMVSAMQAVKDDRNGRTGFTWYKAHNPYSKKVVSVGLSSAIVQNMRWVLEAGGWVSGGDEMDVRVEKAEEITSATRWRKFGCYVLVESFSLKRMDGSFVWRSDFRHTDKIRCKWE; translated from the exons ATGTATGTGACAAGGCCTCTTTCCATGTACAGGAAATCGCCAAGCACCCTTTCCCTTCATCCACCCGATGCTCCACATTCAGGTTTCTTGGTGATTACAGATGAAGATGCAGAAGCACACGACGCGTCTTGCTGGGGCCTATGCAAGCGCAGAAAGTTATCGAAACTGCCGTTCCCACAGGACAAGATACTGACCATAGTTTACACGTCGGAGTTCCAAGAGGCAACGAAGACTAAGGTCTGGTTCATCCCGGTTCTTGATCAGCCTCTATCGTCTCATTGCTACTATGTCATCAAAGCAAGTGGCAGGCACAAAGG GAAAGCTTACAGATGTGCTAGAGAGAGGGACATCGTGAAGTGCTGCTTTAACGACTTCTTGGGAGACAAGAAACCAAGGGTTTTAAATTTTAGAGACATATACCAACAAGTTAAGATTCATCGCTTCGAAGGTGGTGGGTTTTTCGCAAGGGCTGTAGCTCCCGACGGCGTTCCCCCAAAATTCCTCAATAAAAAAGGATGGAAAGTTCGCAGCTCGAGTATGTATCGTTCACAACTAGGTGAAGCTTTAGGCCTTGACACCTCGCTCCGTTCACGTCTTCCGGACTTCAATTTTACCGTCTTTCAAAAGCGCTCGCGTACTAGCACTGTGGGGAGCTGGTACTGTCCATTTGTGTTTGTAAGAGAGAGAGCAACCATAAGACAGCAGATGAAGAAATCGAAGTACTACAGGGTGACTTTTGAGCAATGGTGGGAAGAGATATACTCTTGTGGGAACGTTAACCGTGAAGGGAACGTTGTGAACGTGAGCGTAGATGTGCAAAGGGAAGTGGCTATGGTATCTGCCATGCAAGCCGTGAAGGATGATAGGAACGGACGAACAGGGTTCACCTGGTACAAAGCCCATAACCCATACAGCAAGAAAGTGGTGAGTGTAGGTTTGAGCTCGGCAATTGTTCAGAATATGAGATGGGTTTTGGAGGCAGGAGGGTGGGTAAGTGGGGGTGATGAAATGGATGTGAGAGTAGAGAAGGCAGAAGAGATTACAAGTGCAACTCGGTGGAGGAAGTTTGGGTGTTATGTGTTGGTGGAGAGCTTCTCTTTGAAGAGAATGGATGGAAGCTTTGTATGGAGATCCGATTTTAGGCACACGGATAAGATTCGATGTAAATGGGAATAA
- the LOC137739851 gene encoding proline dehydrogenase 1, mitochondrial-like: MANRVIPAASKLLKTIRPLNSASSTTISAISQPIGHAEKAPHPTTTTTNADSVTLSLSSFDDADKLFASVSTSRLLRAALNLHMVAVEPMVDVGMWVMRSRLMQTPLIKDVILGLIRSTIYDHFCAGEDAVAAGKSVMELNEAGLRGMLVYSLEYAGDNEACDRNLQGFLDTAESTKSLPPSSVSFIIVKITAICPPNLLKRASDLLRWQHQDPSFNLPWKRDTFPIFSQSSPLYHTLEKPEHLTPEEERDLELVHQRLLKLSQKCAEANVPLSVDAEYTSIQPAIDYLTYSSAIIYNKDDHPIVYGTLQAYLKDAKERLLLATKAADKMGVPMGFKVVRGAYMSSEGKLASSLGCKSPIHDCIEDTHACYNDCASFMLERIGNGSDAVVLATHNMESGRLAMAKAHEIGVRKVHQKLEFAQLYGMAESLSFGLKNSGFQVSKYMPFGPIQLVLPYLLRRAEENRGLLSASSHDRKLTRKELMRRLEAAII, encoded by the exons ATGGCAAACCGTGTAATCCCAGCAGCATCAAAACTCCTGAAAACTATCAGGCCGCTTAACTCCgcctcctccaccaccatctCTGCCATCTCCCAGCCAATTGGCCACGCCGAAAAGGCACCACAccccactaccaccaccaccaacgcCGACAGCGTGACCCTCAGCCTTTCCAGCTTTGATGACGCGGACAAGCTCTTTGCGTCGGTCTCCACGTCGCGGCTGTTGAGGGCGGCGCTGAACCTCCACATGGTGGCGGTGGAGCCGATGGTGGATGTTGGGATGTGGGTCATGCGTTCTAGGCTCATGCAGACTCCGTTGATCAAAGACGTGATCTTGGGGTTGATACGGTCAACGATTTATGACCACTTTTGCGCCGGCGAGGACGCTGTCGCCGCCGGAAAGTCGGTGATGGAGCTGAACGAGGCGGGGCTGAGAGGGATGCTGGTTTACTCTTTGGAGTACGCCGGCGACAACGAGGCTTGTGACAGGAACTTGCAAGGGTTCTTGGACACCGCTGAATCCACCAAATCCCTGCCACCTTCTTCG GTGAGCTTTATCATTGTGAAAATCACTGCAATTTGCCCTCCGAACCTGCTTAAGCGAGCGAGTGACTTGCTGAGATGGCAACATCAAGATCCTTCTTTCAATCTTCCATGGAAGCGCGATACGtttcccattttctcccaatcGAGCCCTCTCTACCATACGCTCGAAAAGCCGGAGCATTTGACTCCGGAAGAAGAGCGCGATCTCGAGTTAGTCCACCAGAGACTACTAAAACTGTCCCAAAAGTGCGCAGAAGCCAATGTGCCTCTATCCGTCGATGCCGAGTACACTTCAATTCAACCAGCCATCGATTACTTGACCTACTCCTCTGCAATCATCTACAACAAAGATGATCACCCGATTGTTTATGGGACGCTTCAAGCTTACTTGAAAGATGCAAAGGAAAGATTGTTGCTGGCAACAAAGGCAGCAGATAAGATGGGTGTTCCAATGGGGTTCAAAGTGGTGAGGGGTGCTTATATGTCAAGTGAAGGAAAATTAGCTTCTTCCTTGGGCTGTAAGTCTCCTATCCACGATTGCATTGAGGATACGCACGCATGTTACAATGATTGTGCTTCGTTCATGCTCGAAAGGATTGGCAATGGCTCTGACGCAGTGGTTCTTGCAACCCATAATATGGAATCAG GGAGACTGGCAATGGCAAAAGCACATGAAATCGGGGTCAGGAAGGTGCACCAGAAGCTCGAATTTGCACAGCTGTACGGAATGGCAGAATCGCTTTCCTTCGGCCTGAAAAATTCAGGGTTTCAAGTGAGCAAGTACATGCCATTCGGACCGATACAGTTGGTGCTGCCTTACCTGTTAAGGAGGGCTGAAGAGAACAGGGGACTCTTATCTGCTTCATCTCATGACAGAAAACTCACAAG GAAGGAGCTGATGAGGAGACTTGAAGCAGCAATCATCTAA
- the LOC137740068 gene encoding protein FLX-like 2 isoform X2: MGSKGRIPPSHMRRPLPGPDPFGPGIRPPHGAYPPFDMLPPPQVMEQKLAAQHVEMQRLVVENQRLAATHGSLRQELAGAQHELQILHAQIGAIKSEREQQMRSLVDSIAKMEADLKSAEPVKAELQKARAEAQSLVVSRQELIAKVQQLGQDLQRAHADVQQIPALVAQLDGLRQEYQLCRDTYDYEKRLYSNHLESLQCMEKNYVTMAREVEKLRAELLNNSNVDRRTGATYYGTPGNNENEATGQALGQNGFEDSYGVQQGRATFPPATAAAVAGAGGAATAKTPPLVGAQSGPPGRTVYDAPRGPGYDPSGGPAHDAQRGPAYDPQRGPAYDPQRGPAYDAQRPGYDIQRSGYEVQRVPGYDPTRGVNYDAQSRAAAGGPQGHVPTGNVPYGSATPPTRGGTGYEAPPPRGLGGGNPVRR, translated from the exons ATGGGAAGCAAAGGTCGAATCCCGCCTTCTCACATGCGTCGGCCGCTTCCTGGACCCGACCCGTTTGGCCCGGGCATACGGCCGCCCCATGGCGCCTATCCTCCGTTTGATATGTTGCCTCCTCCACAAGTTATGGAGCAGAAGCTGGCTGCACAACATGTGGAGATGCAGAGGCTTGTGGTGGAGAATCAGAGGCTCGCCGCCACCCACGGAAGCCTGAGGCAAGAGCTGGCCGGTGCCCAACATGAATTGCAGATATTACATGCCCAGATAGGAGCTATCAAGTCTGAGAGAGAACAGCAGATGAGGAGCCTTGTGGATAGTATAGCCAAGATGGAAGCTGACCTAAAGTCAGCCGAACCTGTTAAGGCGGAGCTACAGAAGGCTCGAGCCGAGGCCCAGAGCTTGGTTGTTTCAAGGCAAGAACTGATTGCCAAAGTGCAACAACTCGGGCAGGATCTTCAGAGGGCTCATGCGGATGTGCAGCAGATTCCAGCTTTAGTTGCACAGCTTGATGGACTGAGGCAGGAATATCAGCTCTGCAG GGATACATATGACTATGAAAAGAGATTATACAGCAACCACCTTGAATCACTTCAGTGCATGGAGAAGAACTATGTTACCATGGCTAGGGAGGTGGAAAAGCTCCGAGCAGAGTTACTGAATAATTCTAATGTTGATCGGAGAACTG GTGCCACATATTATGGAACCCCGGGAAATAATGAGAACGAGGCTACTGGGCAGGCTTTAGGACAAAATGGTTTTGAAGATAGCTATGGTGTTCAACAG GGACGTGCCACCTTCCCTCCTGCTACGGCTGCGGCTGTTGCTGGCGCTGGCGGTGCTGCCACCGCCAAGACCCCTCCATTAGTTGGAGCTCAATCTGGACCTCCTGGAAGGACTGTTTATGACGCACCAAGAGGGCCTGGTTATGATCCTTCGGGTGGACCTGCTCATGATGCACAGAGAGGACCTGCTTATGATCCACAAAGAGGACCTGCTTATGATCCACAGAGAGGACCTGCTTATGACGCACAGAGACCTGGATATGATATACAGAGATCAGGTTACGAAGTGCAAAGAGTGCCTGGTTATGATCCAACCCGGGGTGTCAACTATGATGCACAGTCTAGAGCTGCTGCTGGCGGTCCCCAAGGACATGTGCCCACAGGCAATGTGCCTTATGGTTCTGCAACACCACCTACTCGCGGGGGAACTGGGTATGAGGCACCACCACCTCGAGGACTGGGAGGGGGAAACCCTGTTCGAAGATGA